GGAACAGATAAAGACATTCTAGACTTATTTGGTCTGTCTGAGGAAGTGAAGGCAGATAAGAAAACGCTGAAGAATGTAGTTGGCAGAAAGTTAGCTGCACGGGTTTTAAGAACCTGGACCGAAGACTTTGTGGATGAAGATACCGGAGAGGTAGTTTCTATTGACAGAAACGAGGTTCTCTTAGAGCGTGATTCTGAAGTATCTGAAGATGATCTTGATGTGATCATCAGCTCTGGTGTTAAGTCTATTGTGTTGCACCGTGAGAACGTGAACATAGCGGACTATAATATCATCTATAACACACTACAGAAAGACAACTCTAACTCTGAGCAAGAAGCGGTAGAGCAAATCTACCGTCAGTTGCGTAACACAGAAGCGCCAGACGTTGAAACTGCCCGGGATATTATCCAGAAGTTGTTCTTCAGCGACAAGCGTTATGACTTAGGAGATGTTGGTCGGTATAGAATCAACAAGAAACTAGGTCTTGACAAGAACTGGGAAGCCAAAGTATTAACCAATGAGGACATTGTTCTTATTGTTAAATATCTGATAGGCTTGATCAACTCACGTGCAGTAGTAGATGATATTGACCACTTGAGCAACCGCCGTGTGAGAACGGTAGGAGAGCAATTGTACGCGCAGTTTGGTGTTGGTTTGGCCCGTATGGCCAGAACCATCAAAGAGCGTATGAATGTGCGTGACAATGAAGAATTCAAACCGGTTGACTTGATCAACGCGCGTACGCTTTCTTCTGTAATCAACTCCTTCTTTGGTACCAACCAGCTGTCTCAGTTCATGGACCAGACCAATCCGCTGGCAGAAATCACGCACAAACGTCGTGTATCTGCTTTGGGGCCAGGAGGTCTATCAAGAGAGCGTGCCGGTTTTGAGGTTCGTGACGTTCACTATACCCACTACGGTCGTCTTTGTACTATTGAAACGCCAGAGGGACCAAACATTGGTTTGATTTCTTCTTTGTGTGTGCACGCACGCGTGAACAGCATGGGCTTCATTGAAACTCCTTACAGAAATGTAGTAGAGGGCAAAGTGGACATTACGTCTACCGTGAAGTATTTGACCGCTGAGGAAGAAGATACCCACCACATAGCCCAGGCAAACGCTATCATTGATGATAACGGTAACTTTATCAATGATAAAGTAAAAGGCCGTTTTGAAGGTGACTTCCCAGTAGTAGAGCCAGAGCGCTATACATACATGGACGTTGCCCCTAACCAGATTGTATCGGTGGCTGCATCGTTGATTCCGTTCCTGGAGCATGATGATGCTAACCGTGCCTTGATGGGATCAAACATGCAGCGTCAGGCAGTTCCTTTGGTGAAGCCACAAGCTCCAATTGTAGGAACAGGTCTGGAAGCCAGAGCCGCTCTTGATTCGCGTGCCTTGGTACGCGCTGAAGGAGAAGGTGAAGTACATTTCGTAGATGCCAACAAAATCATCATTCGCTACAACTTATCTGATAATGATAAGATGGTAAGCTTTGATGCCGAATTTGTGACCTATGACTTGATTAAGTTCCGCCGTACCAACCAAGATACGTGTATCAACTTAACTCCTTTGGTTAAAAAAGGAGAGAAAGTAACGCAGGGTCAGCCGTTGTGTGAAGGTTATGCCACCAACCAGGGAGAACTAGCCTTAGGTAGAAACCTTCAGGTAGCGTTCATGCCTTGGCAAGGATATAACTTTGAAGATGCGATTGTTATCTCTGAGCGTGTAGTGAGAGATGACGTTTTCACTTCCATTCACATTGAAGAGTTTGAGCTGGAAGTTCGTGAAACGAAACGCGGTGAGGAGGAATTGACCTCTGAGATCCCCAACGTGAGCGAAGAAGCCGTTCGTAACTTAGATGAGAACGGTATCATCAGAATTGGTGCCGAGGTCAAAGAAGGCGATATTCTGATTGGTAAAATCACTCCTAAAGGAGAGACGGATCCAACGCCAGAAGAGAAACTTCTACGTGCCATCTTCGGTGACAAAGCCGGTGATGTGAAAGATGCTTCGTTGAAAGCGCCGCCATCTTTGAATGGTGTGGTGATTGAGACGAAACTGTTCTCTCGTCCTAAG
This region of Rufibacter sp. LB8 genomic DNA includes:
- the rpoB gene encoding DNA-directed RNA polymerase subunit beta, whose protein sequence is MTERINFASIKSVIDYPDFLDVQLQSFQDFFQLETAAENRTEEGLFKVFAENFPISDSRENFVLEFVDYHVDPPKYSVDECIDRGLTYSVPLKAKLRLICNDSDNEDFETIEQEVFLGNIPYMTEKGSFVINGAERVIVSQLHRSPGVFFAQSKHTNGTKLYSARIIPFKGSWIEFATDVNNVMYAYIDRKKKFPVTTLLRAIGYGTDKDILDLFGLSEEVKADKKTLKNVVGRKLAARVLRTWTEDFVDEDTGEVVSIDRNEVLLERDSEVSEDDLDVIISSGVKSIVLHRENVNIADYNIIYNTLQKDNSNSEQEAVEQIYRQLRNTEAPDVETARDIIQKLFFSDKRYDLGDVGRYRINKKLGLDKNWEAKVLTNEDIVLIVKYLIGLINSRAVVDDIDHLSNRRVRTVGEQLYAQFGVGLARMARTIKERMNVRDNEEFKPVDLINARTLSSVINSFFGTNQLSQFMDQTNPLAEITHKRRVSALGPGGLSRERAGFEVRDVHYTHYGRLCTIETPEGPNIGLISSLCVHARVNSMGFIETPYRNVVEGKVDITSTVKYLTAEEEDTHHIAQANAIIDDNGNFINDKVKGRFEGDFPVVEPERYTYMDVAPNQIVSVAASLIPFLEHDDANRALMGSNMQRQAVPLVKPQAPIVGTGLEARAALDSRALVRAEGEGEVHFVDANKIIIRYNLSDNDKMVSFDAEFVTYDLIKFRRTNQDTCINLTPLVKKGEKVTQGQPLCEGYATNQGELALGRNLQVAFMPWQGYNFEDAIVISERVVRDDVFTSIHIEEFELEVRETKRGEEELTSEIPNVSEEAVRNLDENGIIRIGAEVKEGDILIGKITPKGETDPTPEEKLLRAIFGDKAGDVKDASLKAPPSLNGVVIETKLFSRPKKDKNLRAKAKKEVEDLKAKYNSELKAVKAVMIEKLVALLEGKTSQGVRHRFGDDIITKGAKFGKKNVAEALFPDKNPYKDESNYAVPEEVNMFKDLILEGWTADEQVNKMLLELVKNYTKRRNMVSARFKRDRFTLEVGDELPAGIVQLAKVYIAKKRKLKVGDKMAGRHGNKGVVARIVREEDMPFLEDGTPMDIVLNPLGVPSRMNIGQIYETVLGWAGLKLGRTYATPIFDGATEEQVSAELAEAGLPVFGRSYLFDGLSGDRFDQPVTVGVIYMLKLGHLVDDKMHARSIGPYSLITQQPLGGKAQFGGQRFGEMEVWALEAFGAANVLQEILTIKSDDVIGRAKAYEAIVKGDVLPKPNIPESFNVLIHELRGLALEITLD